A genomic region of Dreissena polymorpha isolate Duluth1 chromosome 4, UMN_Dpol_1.0, whole genome shotgun sequence contains the following coding sequences:
- the LOC127878625 gene encoding NF-kappa-B inhibitor cactus-like produces MTVTGTDGSLGNQNDHGHNDSCPQRSDMEEGVRYHTKRKYRRKFSVAFLIPEDVGFLRTDESPTREVSTNMFFSTDKYPSLTTLCDELDSCDLSDLQLSGQQESNSIHINNSSYAQGVACNSEELFVKDKDGDTALHLAIILDNLVLVSKIIQMAPTYTYLSMRNKLFQTPLHLEVIMNQKHIVRKLVCAGEDVTAVDRNGNTPLHIACRDGLYEIARYLLEPVRYSEIQCNPYDIPYQKIPQDFDIANYDGLTCLHLAVINRHMDILQLLIERDVDLNMIERKAGRTVLHMACISGDVKLVRTLMSVRACNMDARTHSGYTPLDLALCYNQDGVYTILAAAGAKPGAESMDSDSD; encoded by the coding sequence ATGACAGTAACAGGAACCGACGGCAGTTTAGGAAACCAGAACGACCACGGTCATAACGACAGCTGTCCACAGAGATCCGATATGGAGGAGGGTGTTAGATATCACACTAAAAGAAAGTACAGGCGTAAGTTCTCTGTTGCTTTTCTTATTCCCGAGGACGTGGGCTTCCTTAGGACAGACGAATCCCCGACAAGGGAGGTGTCGACCAATATGTTCTTTTCGACGGACAAATATCCCTCCTTGACCACACTGTGTGATGAACTTGACTCATGCGACCTGTCTGATCTACAATTAAGTGGACAACAAGAATCAAACAGTATTCACATTAACAATTCAAGTTATGCACAGGGTGTAGCCTGTAATAGTGAAGAATTGTTTGTAAAAGACAAGGATGGCGATACGGCTTTGCATCTTGCAATCATTTTGGATAACCTTGTGTTGGTtagtaaaataattcaaatggCCCCAACGTATACGTATCTTTCAATGCGAAACAAACTCTTCCAAACGCCTCTTCATTTGGAGGTCATTATGAACCAGAAGCACATCGTACGTAAGCTTGTGTGCGCAGGGGAAGACGTAACGGCAGTCGACAGGAACGGAAATACGCCGCTTCATATAGCTTGTCGTGATGGATTGTACGAAATAGCTCGTTATTTGTTAGAGCCAGTACGATACAGCGAAATCCAATGCAATCCTTACGATATACCTTATCAGAAAATTCCGCAGGATTTTGATATCGCAAACTATGACGGTTTGACCTGTCTTCATCTTGCGGTCATTAATAGGCACATGGACATATTGCAACTCCTCATCGAACGCGACGTAGACTTGAACATGATCGAGCGAAAAGCGGGTAGAACTGTTCTTCACATGGCGTGTATTAGCGGTGACGTCAAACTGGTGCGGACGTTAATGAGTGTTCGGGCATGCAATATGGACGCTCGGACGCACAGCGGGTACACGCCCTTGGACCTGGCCCTTTGCTATAACCAGGACGGGGTATACACGATCCTTGCGGCTGCAGGCGCGAAACCGGGTGCCGAATCGATGGACAGTGACTCGGACTAG
- the LOC127878624 gene encoding NF-kappa-B inhibitor cactus-like yields the protein MTKLNDTGGKEADFIRRKLSHLTCNMEGTHHTVKKSRLAMLTDACQISKEEGHRLRTDESPSSEVTTDPFSANDKYPSMTTLCDKLESCDLSDLQSNGHQDLNSVNINNLLQRTTQQDILCNTEEMFEKDDDGDTPLHLAIIMEKLWLASIFIKMAPAHKFLSIRNKLFQTPLHLAVIMRKMDIVRQLVCAGANVTAVDKNGNTPLHIACRDGFNEIAHHLLEPVRYSEIKCNPNDIPYQTIPQDFDIANYDGLTCLHLAVMNRHVDILQLLIERDVDLNMIERKAGRTVFHMACISGDVKLVRTLMNVRACNIDARTYSGYTPLDLARDYNKDGVYTILAAAGAKHSAESVDSDSK from the coding sequence ATGACGAAACTGAATGATACTGGGGGAAAGGAAGCCGACTTTATTCGTAGAAAACTATCACATTTGACCTGCAATATGGAAGGAACGCACCACACTGTGAAAAAATCCAGATTAGCCATGTTGACGGATGCCTGTCAGATATCGAAGGAGGAGGGGCATCGCCTTCGGACAGACGAATCGCCGTCCTCAGAAGTCACAACAGACCCATTCTCTGCGAACGATAAATATCCCTCGATGACAACGCTGTGTGATAAACTGGAATCATGTGACTTGTCCGACCTTCAATCTAATGGACACCAAGATTTGAATAGTGTTAATATCAATAATTTACTTCAACGGACTACACAACAGGACATCTTGTGTAATACGGAAGAAATGTTTGAAAAAGACGATGACGGCGATACGCCTTTGCACCTTGCAATTATTATGGAAAAGCTGTGGTTGGCTAGTATATTTATCAAAATGGCCCCAGCGCATAAGTTTCTGTCCATACGAAACAAACTCTTTCAAACGCCGCTCCATTTGGCGGTCATTATGCGAAAGATGGACATCGTGCGGCAGCTGGTGTGCGCAGGCGCAAACGTCACGGCAGTTGATAAGAACGGAAATACGCCGCTTCATATAGCTTGCCGTGATGGGTTTAATGAAATTGCTCATCATTTGTTAGAGCCAGTACGATATAGCGAAATCAAATGCAATCCGAACGATATACCGTATCAGACAATTCCACAGGATTTCGATATCGCGAACTATGACGGTTTGACCTGTCTACACCTGGCAGTCATGAATAGACACGTGGACATATTACAACTCCTCATCGAACGCGACGTAGACTTGAACATGATCGAGCGGAAAGCGGGCAGAACTGTTTTCCACATGGCGTGTATTAGCGGTGACGTCAAACTGGTGCGGACGTTAATGAATGTTAGAGCGTGCAATATAGACGCGCGGACGTACAGCGGGTACACGCCCCTTGACCTAGCCCGAGACTATAACAAGGACGGGGTATACACGATCCTTGCGGCTGCAGGCGCAAAGCATAGCGCAGAATCTGTGGACAGTGACTCAAAATGA